Proteins from a genomic interval of BD1-7 clade bacterium:
- a CDS encoding 4-hydroxyphenylalkanoate adenylyltransferase, with product MTTPPVTANSLVDVIQYWADRKPDEDVLRFYPNGEGESVAYSYHAFDRRIKAIATQLEPYRGERAILLFHSGINFLEAFFACFYAGVVAVPAYPPRRNHNLDRLLNIMNDCEPAIMLSSDTVLQQSQSLCQDAFTPAQQALPWINTDIIEDATAANFNAPAPSADTLAFLQYTSGSTGTPKGVMLTHKNLMTNVRMAHQAYQLPANARCVSWLPLFHDMGLIGAVMTPMYWGAGSVLMPPAAFLQKPVRWLRLLSEYGQQSPVGCTAPNFSFQLCVDQISDADLADLDLSPWIFAMNGAEPIRQQTMQAFADKFAPCGFNANAFVPAFGMAESTLLSTCRQTGPIISKRVDAHQLTQGHFVEAPERQEDHDEANRDSVYVSCGQSCAGQTLLIVDPDTREIVHDRHVGELWLQGDHIAHGYWAQQALSEYAFDAYTLDGQGPFMRTGDLAATVDGELYITGRLKDLLIIRGKNHYPQDIELTAAKAHDAMHLDNVAAVTVEAEGEEQLVLVAEVLRSHRKDFDAEAAALAISQAVAREHGIDTHAISFIRFASLPKTSSGKIQRYLVRERYQEGSLKSTGSWHKPSVSASALPAIPQTPMAQCSTADIELYMQQWLAAKLAISVDTVPTQASLDSLGLDSVDLVQLAGNLEQWLGQPMDNMVLWELPHIQAVATYLKETAETPVTTDDDEDIEGFI from the coding sequence ATGACAACGCCTCCCGTAACTGCCAACAGTCTTGTTGACGTCATTCAATATTGGGCCGACCGTAAGCCTGACGAAGATGTGCTGCGCTTCTACCCCAACGGTGAGGGCGAATCGGTAGCGTACAGCTATCACGCATTCGACCGCCGTATTAAAGCCATCGCCACGCAGCTTGAGCCCTATCGCGGCGAACGCGCAATTTTGCTTTTTCATTCCGGCATCAATTTCCTCGAAGCTTTTTTTGCATGTTTTTACGCCGGCGTTGTTGCCGTGCCCGCATACCCGCCGCGCCGTAATCACAACCTAGATCGCCTACTCAACATCATGAATGATTGTGAACCGGCGATTATGTTGAGTTCAGATACCGTCTTGCAACAATCCCAAAGCCTCTGTCAGGATGCGTTTACGCCTGCACAACAGGCGTTGCCGTGGATCAACACCGACATTATCGAGGATGCTACCGCAGCCAACTTTAATGCTCCAGCACCATCGGCTGATACCTTGGCGTTTCTGCAATACACCTCGGGTTCAACAGGAACCCCCAAAGGGGTCATGCTGACCCATAAAAATCTGATGACCAATGTAAGAATGGCCCATCAGGCATATCAACTGCCTGCCAATGCACGCTGTGTATCGTGGCTGCCGCTGTTTCACGATATGGGCCTGATTGGTGCGGTGATGACGCCCATGTATTGGGGTGCCGGCAGTGTTCTGATGCCACCGGCGGCATTTTTGCAAAAACCGGTACGCTGGCTGCGGCTACTCAGCGAATATGGCCAACAAAGCCCCGTCGGCTGCACAGCGCCCAACTTCTCGTTTCAGCTATGTGTTGATCAAATCAGCGATGCCGATCTCGCTGATCTAGATTTATCCCCATGGATTTTTGCCATGAACGGCGCAGAGCCTATTCGCCAACAAACCATGCAGGCATTTGCCGATAAGTTCGCCCCCTGCGGTTTTAATGCGAACGCATTTGTCCCAGCGTTTGGCATGGCAGAGTCGACTTTGTTATCCACCTGCCGACAAACCGGCCCGATTATCAGCAAGCGCGTCGATGCCCATCAACTCACGCAAGGGCATTTTGTTGAAGCCCCTGAGCGGCAGGAAGATCACGACGAGGCCAATAGAGATTCTGTTTACGTGAGTTGCGGTCAAAGCTGTGCGGGTCAAACACTATTAATCGTTGACCCGGATACCCGTGAAATCGTGCACGATCGTCATGTCGGTGAACTCTGGCTACAGGGAGATCATATTGCCCACGGTTATTGGGCACAGCAAGCGCTCAGCGAGTATGCATTTGATGCCTACACACTCGATGGACAAGGCCCGTTTATGCGCACGGGCGACCTTGCAGCAACAGTGGATGGTGAACTGTATATCACCGGCCGCTTGAAAGATTTGCTCATTATTCGTGGTAAAAATCATTATCCACAAGATATCGAGCTGACGGCCGCCAAAGCTCATGATGCTATGCACCTAGACAATGTTGCCGCGGTTACCGTCGAGGCTGAGGGTGAAGAACAATTGGTACTCGTTGCTGAAGTACTGCGCAGTCATCGTAAAGATTTCGACGCTGAAGCAGCTGCGTTGGCGATCAGCCAGGCTGTCGCCCGAGAGCACGGAATCGATACCCATGCGATCAGCTTTATTCGCTTTGCCAGCTTGCCCAAAACATCTAGCGGTAAAATTCAGCGGTACCTGGTGCGCGAGCGTTATCAAGAGGGATCGTTAAAAAGCACCGGCAGCTGGCATAAACCCTCAGTGTCTGCTTCCGCATTGCCAGCGATACCACAAACACCGATGGCGCAATGCAGTACCGCCGATATTGAACTCTACATGCAACAGTGGCTGGCCGCCAAGCTCGCAATTAGCGTCGATACTGTGCCGACACAGGCGTCACTCGACAGCCTCGGGCTGGATTCGGTTGATCTGGTGCAACTGGCCGGTAATTTGGAGCAATGGCTCGGGCAACCGATGGATAATATGGTGTTGTGGGAATTGCCGCACATTCAAGCCGTGGCGACCTACCTGAAGGAAACCGCTGAGACGCCGGTTACGACCGACGATGATGAAGATATCGAAGGCTTTATCTAA
- a CDS encoding putative protein has translation MADILQARADIQDLALRYCRAIDRGNLADLYRLYHKDAIDEHGAMFSGTAVDFIDWLPQALAGMKTTSHMVHNHLIAIDGNDAEGEVYCTAYHLTLDDQEVVIGGRYLDKYTFTDTDGWQFLHRKIVMDWNQIQPSRCDMTSPAVAGTPVGDWAENDPSAGYFRLLR, from the coding sequence ATGGCCGATATACTCCAAGCCCGAGCCGATATTCAAGATCTGGCACTGCGCTACTGCCGTGCGATTGATCGAGGCAATCTTGCCGACCTTTACCGGCTTTACCATAAAGATGCAATTGATGAGCATGGCGCCATGTTCAGCGGCACCGCGGTGGATTTTATCGATTGGTTACCGCAGGCATTGGCGGGTATGAAAACAACATCGCATATGGTCCACAACCATTTGATTGCTATCGACGGCAATGACGCGGAAGGCGAGGTTTATTGCACAGCCTATCATCTGACTTTGGATGACCAAGAGGTTGTTATCGGCGGCCGGTATCTGGACAAATACACGTTTACTGACACCGACGGATGGCAATTTTTGCATCGTAAGATTGTGATGGACTGGAATCAGATTCAGCCGTCTCGCTGTGATATGACATCACCCGCCGTTGCCGGGACACCCGTCGGCGATTGGGCGGAAAATGACCCGTCTGCCGGGTACTTCCGCCTGTTGCGCTAG